attttcaagatttcccGAGCTACTATTATTCTTCCCTGCCATGGttttaccccagccagcaactaaaaCCATGATAGTTGGTCACATACTTCCTCCACCCCGCCAAAGTGGGGCAGGGGAGAgaagtgaaagggaagggacaaacttgtgggttgagaaaaaacagtttaataagacaacaatgtaataacaaaatactactactactaatatactaaTACTAGAGTGcctttcttatgagaagagactgagagagctgagtctgttcagcctggagaaggatgagaggcgatctcatcaatgttcataaatatcttAAGGATGGATGTCAAGAGCATGGGACCAGACTCATTTCAGTGATGCTCAATGATAGGATGACAGGCAACaggcactgaagcacaggaggttccgtctgaatatgaggaaaaatttctctactttgaggttgacagacactggaacaggctgcccagagaggttctggagtctccttctctggagacattcaaacccgcctggagACTTCCTGTGAAATCCACGCTAGGTGAtcctactttagcaggtgggttggattagatgatctccagaggtcccttccaactgcaaccattctgtgattctgagtataAACCCAGAGTGAGATGCCCCAATTTACTCAGTTGGATGCCTTCCCTTGGCAGGACTAAAGGCGATCCATTCCTGACCCTCCCTGGGTGTCCTGACCAGTGATGGGACAATGAAACGGTGCTTTCTGGACCTAACTCTAGTTTTGACAGGCGAAATGACATagctggaaagaagtggaatgccttctttgcctcagtcttttacagtcaaaccagttgtgctccaggtacacatccccctgagccagaagacagggacagggagcagaatgtaGTCCAATAATCTGAGGGGAAGTGGTTGGTGACCtgttacaccacttagacacacacaagtctatggggccagatgggatccatccaaggctgctgagggagcttcCAGAagtgatcactaagccactttcaattgtCAATCAGCAaccctggctaactggggaggtccagtCGACTTGAAGTTGGCGAATGTGATGCCCGTCTACAAGAAGggtcagaaggaggatccagggaattacaggcctgtcaatctgaccttggtgccagggaagctcatggaacagatcatcctgagtgacatcacatgacacacacaggacaaccaagcaatcaggcccagtcagcatgggtttatgaaaggcaggtcctgcttgaccagcctgatctcctgtgacaaggtgacctgcttacttgatgagggagaggctgaggatgctgtgtacttggacttcagtaaagcctttgacactatgaatctgtgatggcagatttcaacttttcattgcaacagctcagccttgcagcagctgtgacctccaGGAGGAGATCCCCTGGAGCCGTTCCCATCAGTTCTCGCCGGCTCTTCACACTGCCAGGTTGCCAAGGGACCAATCTCGAGCGCAATGGGAGTTCATGTGTATGGCAGCAGAGCACCGAGGGTTTGTGATCATCGCTGGGTATTCCCCAAgggtttttaaattctgcaggaatGTAAAGGATTTGGAAACACCACAGCCCTTCTATTGCAAGTTGGTGGAGGTGTGGGcagccatttttctctttgtgtgtttttgtggccACTGGATGTGAAATCCTGATCCTAAGTAGCTCAGAGCTGAAAGAAGAGGTTggtttttctgccagaaatatgtttcaggaattgctccgaggatttttctcctccaccttcatctccactgccagctctccacagtGACAATCAAGCAAAGTGAATTCAACCCGCAAGGactaggagcagagatgaggcttatctcagagcaggagggagattcCCATGAGAGCTCATGAGTGCTACATCAGCAAAACTATAACTGTTAGAAAACAAGGGACAGCGGTGGAGGCAGAGcttcccctgtcctgctggaatggCAGGAGAATCCTGTGGCCCTGCCAGCGGGCACGTGCACTCTTGGGTTCTGCTCCTATTGCAGCCAAGGATGTGCTAAGAAAGGatcctgcaggctttgcagctcttctgccatgaggagagcagagcagcttcagctgctgttacaaaaaggcagagaagcagagctcaccGTGGCGAGATTGGCACTGTAGTGATTCTGCTGACTCTTCCACCTCATGGAATCGCAcgggctggcagctgtgtgcactgtgctggggcccagcaccctgggcaacATGTAGGTGCCTGGACCTGcaagaggaatgggaagagaagaaacctctggggcagagacaggcaccctgcaaaggctgctgtggcagctgcacgtccccctgagatctggagccttcactgaggcagttgatggctctttagcaccttttgtgccccactgtgcctgtccccaggtacGCACCAgagtggtaccaaggtgctgccagtcacatcctcccctgccccgggcagggtgacttcacctccaccagcttggggggcaggaagggtgggaccctcggtcaattgacagggtccttaaTGGGATCCTGAGTCGATTGACAGGGTCttcaacaaaggaggtgcccagagtagctgcaaatcttctggaccatgttgtaatgcccacagtATTTATCTGTATTATATCTGACCAGCCTATAAAACGGGGTTCCCACAGAAgacccctttgagtggtcttctcggagctgcgggtctgtgaagTGGAGCCCTTTCCTTAGACTGGTACgccgtctaaggagacttcccgggactGAGAGCACCTCAGCTTCTTgtttggtgagtggttatttactggatagatCCTTGCATGAGTCCTTGTCTAACCAGGTAAGTGTGAgcccttgcctaacccaggcaagcaattatttcttgtgggttccCTGGACTcaagaggcctctggttttctttcttgtgactgAATGCATGCACGTTGTGCATcgtcattattcttatgttgttgtaccaCAATAATcccctcaactgatatctgatCGATATTTTACGTTGTTgcagtgctaactaattgtataaaccctgtttctagtcagtgtatttgctacacttttccagccagaataaaatCTGGTTTGAACTTGTTGttcacctaaaactgactttgaggtgcctccatgacacctgctcagaggagcaggaaggatgtctgccccctttcccaatccttccaccttctgccaCGCTGGGGCACTGTTGGCAGCTCCGAAACTgagctgtcagtgcttctgtgggatgagatgagtttgtgctggaactgcaagaaccaggaagaaaaaatgcccAAGGGGTTCACTGGAACTTCACAGCTCTGGTAAAACCATCTGCCCGCTGTACCCCTATTtcctcagagccagcagcacagcttgggtggggggaaaggcacAGATCAGACCTTGGGACTGAGAGATGAGCACAAGCACctgccaaggcagctgcagccaaccAGGAGTACTCCCCACTGGCTTCTACTGCACATGAAGGAAGCttgtcaggaaacagctgtgtcctgcagtggaggCTTTGAACTGGCCCTGGTTaacaagctgagcagcagacTGTCAGTAGAGGATGCTTGAGCTGCAAGGGTGTGGTGGTATTCTGACATCAAGCCTGTGAGAAACTACGAGAGTCAATGGCGGGGGAACAAGCGttggtggaaaaacaagaagcaaggcCTGTACTGATTATATATTAAGGccagagggattgatacaggactgatacatcaaggacaggggGTAACTTGTGAcatcaaaaaatgcttttctggtagCAGCTTTGGTAGGAACACAAAATGTATCGCTTATGTAATGCCTaacttagcaaatcagcaatgctGGAACAAGCATCCTatcaagtataaatacaagcctgaatttgtaataaatgtttcTCCCTGCACCTTATCGAGAGTCCGTGCCTCACATGCTATGCAAGGGTAGGTGTCTCCCCGCAGTCACTTACCTGGAGGGAGGTCGGTTTTGATGCCCCTGTGCCGGAAGGACATGGACTGCACAGGAGGGCACTTCAGGACGTGTCTGTTGGGCTTCTCAGGGCAGTAATCGCCTAGGGCAGAGgacaacagcacaaaagcagtgaagatgtggccttttttctcaagccaaggaggcaatttcaacaagagctgctctccttaaccactgcagaagtgccagctgctggaaaacatctacagctcattgaaggggtgagctgagccttttgtaCCCATCTCTCTTTTGCACCCATCTAACTTTTGTGCCACTGCtgcagggaaatgtgaaaacatcCTAGTCTTATCTGAACAAACAGGGTTCAGGCATGATCTCGAAGTTCATCTTGGGAAGTCCACCCATGGGAGAGGTGGGAGCCACGTACTCCCCATTCCTGGCCATGGAGGCTTCATGCAATATCGAGGACCTGGcgagcagctgccttctgcagaagGTTCTGCCACTTGACAGGGGTAagtgggggctctggggggttgTGGTTCAGGTAACCTATGAAGAACAGCACATGAAAGGCCACCTGCAGGCAACCCCATTTCAAAGCTcctttgaagctgcaggagactgagctgcCGAGCTCACaaaattcccatcctttttcctccaagagtaataaaggtgagctgtactgtgccttgtagtaacaaacagtaaatctctaagcacaaatgcttctgcaactgcattgctaaataatcttaaaaagaaactggaccTCCTGACAGTCTGGATCCAGTGATAatcatagagaaataaaaactaaaaaacaaacaaacaaacctcacatgtactgggtttgcgtgggaaggttttaggagcagggggcttctctgagaagggggaaaaagggaaacaggtttgtagctgattttaccacgGGTGTGCTCAACACACCTCTCTgatccttgttttacctgttgttcctcggactgagtatttgggtccagggctggtgaactgggccatgatggggccccatgggccatgaggtctccaagtccccaccCGGGCTCCGTCCATGCTGTGAGATGCTGATAAAACCTGAGGAAAGATCAGAAGAGAGTCTTGGTACTTTGACCTGTGCCTTAGGAGTTGtcaatcactgttcaaatgattgtgctGTACACTGATAGAGTGAACTTGCCATCAAACTTGGTTAAGTTGCACTTTTACAACATCATACTAAAAGCACTTTTGCTAATATCTTTGACAGGGGTTCTCTAAGCCATCTCAGTCACCCACTGGTGACATCTTGTTCCTGTACCGCGAGAGTTCTGTCTCACCAGAGAATACCAATGTTCTCaacaaaagaacattttttactatgaggttggcaagaccctggaacaggttgcccagagcagttgtGGATTCCTCATCAGTGGATTTGCtcaaggcctggggatgcaaatcccctcaggcacaatggagctcatccctgatgctgaactagggcagggaaggaggagtctCAGGACTCCACCTGTCTCAGCCATGGCCGTCGAAAGGGAAGAGGACGACAATGTCTGCATCTGCTTCGTCTCTGTGGCACAGAGCgtggcgagcagtgagggcagccagagatctggcaaGAAAGGTTGTGGTGTCAGTggccaggggaccctggggacagcctgggactgTCATGGAAACGCACTATGACATCGGGAGGCTGTGCTATTGCATCACCTGGctgatccagggctggggatgtccagcctgcagggccagaccttcctgaggtctgctttcctgcctcaatgcgtattttcagggtgcacatgAGACAGATTTGGAACGTCAGGAGAGAGTgggggagctttccaaagcacctggTTTTTACACTGCCCTTGCACTCAGTGACGGTGTTGACAAGTGACATAGCGGTCACAGAGCtccgctggggagcagaggctttgcctgcTGAGGCAAACCAACACTTCCAGATTCACTGCTCTAAGACTGTTAGAGGCGATTTGGGCTTCAATACCAgagcaaaagcatttccatcacagaaccCCAGCCACCAACTCTGTGATCATCTTGTCAGAGACCCACAAACGCCGTGTTGCAAAACACGTGATGGCTGTAAAAAGTGTCCTGTCCTCCCCAAATCATTCTTTCCCTCATACCCTCAGATTACTGCAGTAATAATTatataactgcatgaagaaaattaagtcgCTTTCAGCCAAACtagatgtggacaggctggagagggtccagagaagggcacagagatgatcaaaggactgggcagccgccatacgaggaaaggctgagagaaccgggcttgttcagcctggagaaaaggcggctcagggagagctcagcaccatgttccagtgtttccagggtggctacaaagatggaCATGCCCTTTGTACAAGGAGTCCCAGGGAACAGACAAGGGCTGATGGGTACAAGCTACTCCTGGGGAGATCCTGACTGGACACAAGCAGgaaatttttcaccatgagagccatcagccattggaataatctccccagggaagtggtgaattcCCCAAAATTGGACACTttaaagattcagctggacggggtgctgggccagcttgtctagactgggcttgtgccaggaaaggttggaccaggtgatccttgtcCCTTCCAGTCagggattctgtgattgtatgaGAATGTCTGCACAGTGGTGTGTGAGCACATGCGTATGCGTGTATGTAGgtctgtgtgtatgcatgtatgtgtgtgtgtgcagatgtGTGACTGTGTGTGGAACcaggtcccaggagctgggctggcacgGTGGTCTGTCATGGGGCATCCCACTGACCAGCATCCACATCTGGGACGGACACATCTGGGGGTTATGCGCTTCTCtaccaaaaccagatttcttaTTGACCCAGATTATGTCAGTGACTCATTCACCTGAATGGAAGAGATTTGGGGGAGAGAAAAGACAGGGTCCAGCCCCTTTCAAAGCACAACGCATCATGTCGATGTCCCCAGCCAGATCCCAGTGTCCACCTACAAACCAAACCCCCACTCCAGGAGACACCCAGCTGCCCACAACTCAGTGCTTCTGgactctgattttcttctttcaccgCCTCCCCAAACCATCCCCTGGTTCCTTTGCCCAGACCGGGGGTAGCGGCCCCACGCGTGTGCCACTCGTGccgctctcacctctgcagctcccgcagccgctccagctggtgctgctgctccagcgcactcaggtgctgctggtgctgcgccagcagctctgcctgctcctgcctcgcGTCCTGCCGCTGCCACAGCAGCCGAGCCGCCCGCTGCTCCTTCTCTCGCCCCAGCAcctgctcccgctgcccgtgggtctcctgcaccttcacagaatcacagaatcacagaatgtcagggattggaagggacctcgaaagctcatccagtccaatccccccgccggagcaggaacacccagatgaggctacacaggaaggtgtccagacgggtttgaatgtctgcagagaaggtgactccacaacctccctgggcagcctggcccagggttctgtcaccctcactgagaagtttcttctccaatttaagtggaacctcctgtgttccagtttgaacccattatccCTCGTCTTACCACTGGctgccaccgagaagagcctggctccatcctcctgacaccttcACCGAGGTCCTGCCCGGAGAGAGCCCCTGAGGGGTGACGGCACAGAGCTGTTGCTGTCATCACAACACCCGCACGCTGCACCCCAAGTGCGCAGAGGATTTGGGAACAGGACGCTGAGCTCGGGCTGCTCCGCAGTCGGAGCCCTGACCCCTCTGCTGCcgcccagtgctgccctggctggggacgtGCTGGCCACGGCACCGGCCCCTCCTCCCGCTCACCCGCGggacagtgctggtgacagcgGACCCCACCCGGGCTcacccctggggctcctctgccccaccagccccagcccgcccgccccagGGATGGATGCGGGAAGCGCCtcacagctcccagcccagctcctccctgagCCCGCCCCGACAGCCGCGCTCGGGGAATCCAGGGGCCGAGAGCTTCCCCCCCTGCACCTCCACCGGCTCCCACTGCTCGCCCGGGGGAACCGGGGCTCCTCGGCCCGTCACCCCCCGGCCGTGCCGAactcccgcccggccccgccgccgcacgGCGCGGCGCTCAGCCAGCCGCCGCCCGCATGGAGCGCGCCGCCCTCGGGGAAGGACCCGTTCCCATAGCGACAGGGGCtgcgccgcgcggggccggcCCTGGAAAGCCCCCGCTGCCATAGCAACGGGGGTGTCCGCTGCGCGGCCTGACTAGAAATAGCCCCAGAGCCGCAGCGGCTCGGGCTCTTCCCTCGccccgggctgctcctgcccgtgtCGCCCtcgctcctctgtccccagagcgaATCCCCCTGAAGGGACCAGAGTGGCCCTGCTGCCACtacggggctggagcagccttgcagcccctctgcaagTCGTTTGCTTACATCCCCCTAGAGCTGAGCAAAGTTCAGCCCGGTCTGCGCAAAGGGGCATCTCTCGTTAGTGtctctttcttgctgcttgGATTCAGACAAAGAGGATCCTCCGGGTTCCCACCGATTCTCAGTTTGGAGCGAATGCTGAGGAAAACGTGAGGAGGTTGTGTTTCTGCTCCTTAAAATATGTCCCTTTTCCACGAGccttccagcctgtccctgcccaagggacagcccagctcagcacccgGCCCGGGCACCACACGCTGGGTCCGCACTCCTGCCCACAGCATCGAACACAACCAGCGCTCGCAGCTGCAACGCTGGTTTGCTCACAAACCCAACACTCGGCACCACatgggctgctgggaagagaactccatcccagccacaaccagagcagatgtctgacatcagctctgtgccactctgtgttttattcatgGCTGTTACAAGCGAAACCGTATGCCAATCTTAATTatccaattagaatttattaagcaagcactaaacaggcaaaacagtaGTATAAACGAGGATCGCGAATCATATGCCAATTTTAATTatccaattagaatttattaagcaggcagtaaacaggcaaaacagcgctgggcggccgggGAGTCTCAGCTCCACCAACGGCACGCAACCCACCCCCACCagagtccctcttttatagGTTTTTTGTCTCCAGGTAGATTTCCAAGTTGATACAGCTTGGCCCGACGTCTTCTGTGGCTGCACGTCTGGTTGCCGGGGGGGTCTCCTCAGGCTCTCCGGTGGTCGTGGGACGGAGGCAACATTTTCCCTCCACACCGCAGGCGGCAACCCCACCCCTCCGGACACGCGCAGCTCACCTCACCCACACAACTCCAATACATTTCCCCAGTTGTACTGTTTCATAACTGTTTGCACAAGATAACGTACCAgtttgattaacaaatttacaaCATGGGTTTATTACAATCCCCCCTTTTTATTTGTATCATTTTGTTGATCAAACCGGATAATAGTTTCTCGTGCTAGAGAAAGGATGGAAGTTTCGTGTTCAACACCTCTGTCTTCTTCTATCTGCTCATACAGGTCTTTTTTCAATAACATTAAGTGAGCGGCTTCTAATCGGTTTTTTACTAGTTCGATAACTCTATTTAATATACAGGGCCCGAAGGTCAGAATTAACACTAATATTATTAAAGGTCCTGCTATAGAAGATAACAAAGTAGTTAACCAGGGGGATTGGGTGAACCAGGATTCATACCAGCTCCGCTTtgcttccctctctttctttcgtTTTTCTAAACCCTCCCGTAATTTGGTCATAGTATCTCTTACtactcctgtgtgatctgcGTAAAAGCAACACTCTTCCCCTAGAGCTGCACACAGTCCTACTTGTTGTAAGAGGAGGAGATCCATTCCTCTTCTATTTTGTAATACTGCCTCCGATAATGAAGTTACAGATTTCTCTAATACAGTTATTGATTTCTCAATTCTTTCTAAGTCTTCATCAATGGCAGCTCTTAAAGAATTGAAACCCTGTTTTTGTTGAATAAGAGAGGTTATCCCTGTCCTTGCTCCTACTGCCCTGATTCCTAACAACGTGGCTATTGTGATAGCTGTGATTGGCTCTCTTTTTATGAGGTAATGCCCAGTATTCCAATGATCACACAGTACACTTTCCTGATGATACAATATTCTCGGGATAATGGTAACTAGTATACAGTGCTCCCATGAGTCATTGAACATACTTAGAGATATACACGGGGTGAGTCCCGTTTCAGAACATATCCATCTAGCCCCACCAGGGCTAGAgtgccagagtgcccaaatgcctctgagctgatggacttTGGGGGCCAGAAttcttgctgtccctgtgtaggacaccagtgggtgttccaaagcactgcaagcccttgcaagcccttgcaagccctcgacatcctatctcttagggctcctgagcgttgctgtgtaggagatgaggatggtgagctctgcagtgctcctcaagaaggaattgccttggtcttgccactgctatccagttgaaaaggatttgcatccatgagctgagcttggaaggtggccgtgccagcagattgtcttgcagcggagaacctccagcagcctgatgcaaggttttcttccctcagcccctggcctgtgattccagcagctcctcaagtgcttcctgtcagatgtgctggggctgcccccgggccagctctggcagtggacacgggaggctgctcctctggatcctgcgtggggcctggtgaccactgcgttgccgggtgctggcattgtgccatgggggtgacacagccgcatatgtgcagccctttggaggaagcctttggggtgctggctccaaatcagtccctgtagctacaaaataggggagtaagcaacctaatagtgtcccttttttgcaaaaagacagtgtgcatttgtagccagtgcagccttacttccagtagcaatactgcctgtagtatcatgtatggaggcctcagggctagctcagggcttgtcacgcagaactgcaggcctgacagagcagaactgctctcctctcctctcctctcctctcctctcctctcctctcctctcctctcctctcctctcctctcctctcctctcctctcctatcgCCTCCTCTCCTAtcgcctcctctcccctcctctcccctcccctcctctcccctcccctcctctcctctcctctcctctcctctcctctcctctcctctcctctcctctcctctcctctcctctcctctcctctcctttcctctcctctcctctcctctcctctcctctcctgtccgccagtccattatcaaagagactgtttgcctgaaaggacagaggggtttcagttccaaaatcaatgtcaacgACACATaatacaatgaattttattttgctgttaatttattaattttcttgatttgatgttatttcatgttatgtttatcctgtcattttttttccctttgtgactctgtttcagaacccaggctcataagcattagctcaagcccaagtgtagccaggagtaggctgaggcattcttcagtttagcctgagaaaagatcccttgcaggctggcaaaggcaagtcccagagctgcagagagcagcagcaggaatagaggccaagctgtccgcggttcctgcagagggagaaccttgacaaggagttgtgggactgaccatgcacaaaagaggaagaagaagaagaagaagaagaggtgagtggtctcgtggcatcttttccaaagcgtgacacgtagcgatgacgagcagactttttgccttccacaacttgtttggctgctgttcttcttggccagggatgcatgagaagcgctctggtccctgccaggcacttgtattgcccgcagggagagctgagaagtggcagctgcggcttccagcatggtggagcatgagcagccggctcccaggccaaatggcccaaagaaagggtggcaaggggccgtgctgagaactgcagaggaagtcaaaaagcctccggggaccagtcccaatgtgccccgggggaaaaaattccttgctgagcacagtgctggccatgggctgttccctgagcatgtgagccagacctggctccttgtcccacaggctgctcatgcttcccaggagctgcccaagccctatcctcccttgagctggagctatgtcgcggacttgccagagtgcc
The nucleotide sequence above comes from Caloenas nicobarica isolate bCalNic1 unplaced genomic scaffold, bCalNic1.hap1 Scaffold_96, whole genome shotgun sequence. Encoded proteins:
- the LOC136002975 gene encoding uncharacterized protein LOC136002975 isoform X1 — encoded protein: MTATALCRHPSGALSGQDLGEGVRRMEPGSSRWQPVVQETHGQREQVLGREKEQRAARLLWQRQDARQEQAELLAQHQQHLSALEQQHQLERLRELQRFYQHLTAWTEPGWGLGDLMAHGAPSWPSSPALDPNTQSEEQQAITALRSPTDTS
- the LOC136002975 gene encoding uncharacterized protein LOC136002975 isoform X2; this translates as MTATALCRHPSGALSGQDLGEGVRRMEPGSSRWQPVVQETHGQREQVLGREKEQRAARLLWQRQDARQEQAELLAQHQQHLSALEQQHQLERLRELQRFYQHLTAWTEPGWGLGDLMAHGAPSWPSSPALDPNTQSEEQQVT
- the LOC136002975 gene encoding uncharacterized protein LOC136002975 isoform X3 codes for the protein MEPGSSRWQPVVQETHGQREQVLGREKEQRAARLLWQRQDARQEQAELLAQHQQHLSALEQQHQLERLRELQRFYQHLTAWTEPGWGLGDLMAHGAPSWPSSPALDPNTQSEEQQAITALRSPTDTS
- the LOC136002975 gene encoding ciliary microtubule associated protein 1A-like isoform X4; amino-acid sequence: MDGARVGTWRPHGPWGPIMAQFTSPGPKYSVRGTTGDYCPEKPNRHVLKCPPVQSMSFRHRGIKTDLPPGPGTYMLPRVLGPSTVHTAASPCDSMRWKSQQNHYSANLATVSSASLPFCNSS